A genomic region of bacterium contains the following coding sequences:
- a CDS encoding right-handed parallel beta-helix repeat-containing protein, with amino-acid sequence MRPNPFPGWAITLLTIALLALHGCERLEQNSPTGVEATIAKPAPEKSSLPAYLSSPPDIIVTTTSDLADFDGGQQVSDLPGPDGLVSLREAIIAANNTAGPNVIGFNISTSDAGFDGSVFTIQPHPAQLPELLDDGTIVDGASQSAFTGNTNAAGPEIFLDGNSIDPNVESHGIGIASAANHIHGLAIGGFSKGVSIGGDRANDNHITGCFVGLAPDGVTAHANRMWGVCAANFASGILIGGPAPAERNVISGNDGSGIWLANYLQHATIQNNYIGTDAGGLIAVRNGSGIIVTDQCHDILIQGSVISGNLYKGIGLRLVHDIRIEGNIIGPDAQQDALAGNEQQGIAADALQLGELISQLIIGGTASRQANLIAWNPQGGIIIGATLEDAQILGNTITRNGMSGIHIYGSTTANTLLIARNAIHSNFGSGVSVNGPGTGYTISQNSFYTNDMLGIELAPDYSYSEGVSPNDPGDADTGPNDLMNYPVLESAKATPGKLIVKGYIDTPNPITVTIEFFANPVPDPGGDPTGHGEGAIYLGSDRPNAQGKFTATLPAVAVGTLVTATATDAAGNTSEFALNLAATGPGYK; translated from the coding sequence ATGAGACCAAACCCATTCCCTGGCTGGGCGATTACTCTGCTCACGATTGCCCTGTTGGCGTTGCACGGTTGTGAACGGCTCGAGCAAAATTCTCCCACCGGCGTCGAGGCGACCATTGCAAAACCAGCCCCGGAGAAAAGCTCGCTGCCGGCTTACCTCTCCAGCCCACCGGACATTATCGTAACCACCACCTCTGATCTCGCCGATTTTGACGGCGGCCAACAAGTCAGCGATTTGCCCGGCCCGGATGGCCTCGTCTCGTTGCGGGAAGCCATTATCGCGGCCAACAACACTGCCGGGCCGAATGTGATCGGATTCAACATTTCGACCAGCGACGCGGGATTTGATGGCAGTGTCTTTACCATTCAGCCCCATCCTGCGCAATTGCCGGAACTATTAGATGATGGCACGATCGTAGATGGCGCCTCCCAATCCGCCTTCACTGGCAACACGAATGCAGCAGGACCCGAAATCTTTTTGGATGGAAACTCAATCGATCCGAATGTCGAGTCCCACGGAATTGGCATCGCGTCCGCTGCAAATCATATTCATGGACTGGCGATTGGAGGCTTCAGCAAGGGCGTAAGCATTGGCGGTGATCGCGCGAATGACAATCACATCACGGGTTGCTTTGTCGGTCTCGCCCCGGATGGCGTGACCGCGCATGCCAATCGCATGTGGGGTGTTTGTGCGGCCAATTTTGCCTCCGGCATCCTCATTGGCGGGCCGGCGCCGGCGGAAAGAAATGTCATCTCCGGCAATGATGGCAGTGGCATTTGGCTCGCGAATTATTTGCAGCACGCGACGATTCAAAACAACTATATCGGCACGGATGCCGGCGGTTTGATCGCCGTGCGCAATGGGTCCGGCATCATCGTCACTGATCAATGCCACGACATTCTGATTCAAGGGAGTGTGATCTCTGGAAATCTCTACAAAGGCATAGGGCTGCGTTTGGTACATGATATTCGCATCGAGGGGAATATCATCGGTCCGGATGCACAACAGGACGCCCTTGCCGGCAACGAGCAGCAGGGCATCGCTGCTGACGCGCTGCAACTGGGAGAGTTGATCTCACAACTCATCATTGGTGGCACAGCCTCCCGCCAAGCCAACCTTATTGCCTGGAATCCTCAGGGCGGAATCATTATTGGTGCGACATTGGAAGATGCGCAGATTCTCGGCAACACGATCACGCGCAACGGCATGTCTGGAATCCACATCTATGGCAGCACCACGGCCAACACTCTGCTCATTGCGCGCAATGCGATTCATTCCAACTTTGGCTCAGGCGTGAGCGTGAACGGGCCGGGCACCGGCTACACGATCTCACAAAACAGCTTCTATACCAATGACATGCTCGGCATTGAGCTGGCGCCTGACTATTCCTACAGCGAGGGCGTGAGTCCCAACGACCCCGGCGACGCCGACACCGGTCCCAACGATTTGATGAACTATCCCGTGCTGGAATCGGCCAAGGCCACGCCCGGCAAGCTCATCGTGAAAGGCTATATCGACACGCCCAATCCCATAACCGTCACCATCGAATTCTTTGCCAATCCGGTGCCTGATCCCGGTGGCGATCCCACCGGCCACGGCGAAGGCGCGATTTATCTGGGCAGTGATCGGCCCAATGCGCAAGGCAAATTCACCGCCACTTTGCCGGCAGTAGCCGTCGGCACGCTGGTTACAGCCACCGCCACCGATGCCGCCGGCAACACCTCGGAATTTGCATTGAACCTGGCGGCAACCGGGCCGGGTTACAAGTAA
- a CDS encoding signal peptidase II yields MRHLLSSSKTQFLATVIALLAAGDQWAKAAVRQAMSPGESIAVLGDWFRLTYVRNNRGFSWWVPALPAWAGIALQLLLVAILLLALPVYLFYTEKRRQSIWADTAFIALSAACLGHLTDNLFVPFTTDFLRVWHSPSANFADLYAYVGLVALVIEILALRRMRPWRGWRDFFAQCANTRHEFLAFLRSAIRRE; encoded by the coding sequence ATGCGGCATCTTTTGTCATCCAGCAAAACGCAATTTCTCGCCACGGTGATCGCGCTGCTGGCAGCCGGCGATCAATGGGCGAAAGCAGCGGTGCGCCAAGCCATGTCGCCCGGCGAGAGCATTGCGGTTCTGGGCGACTGGTTCCGCTTGACCTACGTGCGGAACAATCGCGGCTTCTCGTGGTGGGTGCCGGCATTGCCGGCCTGGGCAGGGATCGCGCTCCAACTTCTGTTGGTTGCCATTCTGCTGTTGGCACTGCCGGTCTATTTGTTTTACACGGAGAAACGGCGACAGAGTATTTGGGCAGACACGGCGTTCATCGCGCTCAGTGCCGCCTGTCTGGGGCATTTGACGGATAATTTGTTTGTGCCCTTCACCACGGATTTTCTGCGAGTGTGGCATTCACCCAGCGCCAATTTTGCCGATCTCTATGCCTATGTCGGGCTGGTGGCTTTGGTGATCGAGATTCTTGCTTTGCGCCGCATGCGGCCGTGGCGTGGCTGGCGTGACTTTTTTGCACAGTGCGCCAACACCCGGCATGAGTTTTTGGCCTTTCTCAGAAGTGCAATTCGAAGAGAATGA
- a CDS encoding phosphate butyryltransferase, with translation MIENFSALRRMAQQRGPKRVAVVMADDEVALTALAQAVALNLATPVLIGEVARIREKLATVEAGAALANAILISVPNASAAAETAVHLCRSGEVDLLLKGHLRTDQLLHAVLDKQHGLRTGRLLSDVLLYEDTLAGVRRLVGVTDGGINVLPTLEQKKQIIANGVAVMHALGCGRPRVALMSATEVVSQAVPSTVEAQALTEWAATGELGECKVFGPLALDNALLEAAAAAKGIRSPVAGRADLMVVPNIEAGNLLGKAVKYFGQSACGHVIVGAAVPVLIPSRVESAEDKLNAVALGVVIQAG, from the coding sequence GTGATTGAGAATTTCTCTGCGCTGCGCCGAATGGCGCAACAACGCGGCCCCAAGCGGGTCGCGGTGGTGATGGCTGACGATGAAGTGGCGCTCACCGCCCTGGCGCAAGCCGTGGCATTGAACCTGGCAACGCCAGTGTTGATCGGCGAGGTGGCGCGTATCCGCGAGAAGCTGGCGACGGTCGAGGCCGGCGCGGCACTCGCTAACGCGATTCTCATCTCCGTGCCGAACGCCAGCGCGGCCGCTGAAACCGCGGTGCATCTTTGCCGCAGCGGCGAAGTCGACTTGTTGCTCAAGGGCCATTTGCGCACCGATCAACTCTTGCATGCCGTGCTGGACAAACAGCACGGCTTGCGCACCGGCCGCCTGTTGAGCGATGTGTTGCTTTATGAAGACACGCTGGCCGGCGTCCGCCGCCTGGTGGGCGTGACCGATGGCGGCATCAATGTGTTGCCCACGCTCGAGCAAAAAAAGCAGATCATCGCGAACGGCGTGGCGGTCATGCACGCACTCGGCTGTGGCCGGCCGCGAGTGGCGTTGATGAGCGCGACCGAGGTGGTGAGCCAAGCCGTGCCCTCCACCGTCGAGGCGCAGGCGCTGACCGAATGGGCGGCCACCGGCGAGTTGGGTGAATGTAAAGTCTTTGGCCCGCTGGCGCTGGACAATGCTTTGCTGGAAGCGGCGGCGGCCGCCAAGGGCATTCGCTCGCCGGTTGCCGGCCGCGCCGATCTCATGGTCGTGCCCAATATCGAGGCCGGCAACCTCCTCGGCAAAGCGGTGAAGTATTTCGGCCAATCTGCGTGCGGCCATGTGATCGTCGGCGCGGCCGTGCCGGTGTTGATTCCCTCGCGCGTAGAAAGCGCCGAAGACAAGCTCAATGCCGTGGCGTTGGGCGTGGTGATTCAGGCGGGCTAG
- a CDS encoding DUF362 domain-containing protein: MIMNRRTFLKTTAAAGGALIFQPAHALRPLYRAAPDYFGLHPFVARHPEAVFIMRTQVDVKTNDEAKRQVGRDLGRSLFVRLGEGEGGVPLTHKVAIKPNLTCRGKWDSRYTVLGTMGVVTDAFFVEGLIESMKELGLSGGQFFLRESNCPEDFAEGGYWEMAGRTGADLRDLSAKVGVISESDLQWHEVPQGVWFRRIPYLWPVNAPETFLLNIAKFKTHAMGVTLCAKNLQGSIAHNYQAHCTAHNRNMDMPAQHLNPSAKADILANYYRHLADGIPRWDRPGESGGLWQETWATRCLDNNSVTHPDLHLIEGIYGRDGHFVAGPSAAGLATDYMTNIIIFGGNAFHVDIVGHWLAGHEPGNFGLFHLALERGLSSQLDPRRIPVYEWQSDGSATLTPLTEFARTPLRTFYLQRDYAGQTEPYWHMVDEPFDYPTLVAGRQSPQPKTFMLQQNFPNPFHPTTAIEFSLPRASHARLEVFNLKGELVEVLADRYFAAGSHLAVWKTRSQPAGVYFYRFSGDGWRETKRMLLVR; the protein is encoded by the coding sequence ATGATCATGAATCGCAGAACATTTCTCAAAACCACCGCGGCCGCCGGCGGTGCACTGATCTTTCAACCGGCGCACGCGCTGCGCCCGCTGTACCGCGCTGCCCCAGATTACTTCGGCTTGCATCCGTTTGTGGCGCGTCATCCTGAGGCAGTTTTCATTATGCGCACGCAGGTCGACGTCAAGACCAACGACGAGGCCAAACGGCAGGTCGGACGCGACCTCGGACGCTCGCTGTTCGTGCGTTTGGGTGAGGGCGAAGGCGGTGTGCCGCTCACGCACAAAGTTGCCATCAAACCCAATCTCACCTGCCGGGGCAAATGGGACAGCCGCTACACCGTGCTCGGCACCATGGGCGTTGTCACCGATGCGTTCTTTGTGGAAGGCCTCATTGAAAGCATGAAGGAATTGGGGCTCTCCGGTGGACAGTTTTTCCTGCGCGAGTCCAATTGTCCCGAAGACTTTGCCGAGGGCGGCTATTGGGAGATGGCCGGTCGCACCGGCGCGGATCTGCGCGATCTGAGCGCGAAAGTCGGCGTCATCAGCGAAAGCGATTTGCAATGGCACGAGGTGCCGCAAGGCGTGTGGTTCCGTCGAATTCCCTATCTCTGGCCGGTCAACGCGCCCGAAACGTTTCTGCTCAATATCGCGAAATTTAAGACGCACGCCATGGGCGTGACGCTGTGCGCGAAAAATCTGCAGGGCTCGATTGCCCACAATTATCAGGCGCACTGCACGGCTCATAATCGCAACATGGACATGCCGGCGCAACATCTCAATCCCAGTGCCAAGGCGGACATCCTCGCCAACTACTATCGCCATCTTGCCGATGGCATCCCGCGCTGGGACCGGCCCGGCGAGAGCGGCGGGTTGTGGCAGGAAACCTGGGCCACGCGCTGTCTGGACAACAATTCCGTCACGCATCCTGATCTTCACCTCATCGAGGGCATCTACGGTCGCGACGGCCATTTCGTCGCCGGCCCGAGTGCAGCCGGCCTGGCCACCGATTACATGACCAATATCATCATCTTTGGCGGCAATGCCTTTCATGTCGATATTGTCGGCCATTGGCTCGCCGGTCACGAGCCGGGCAACTTCGGCTTGTTTCATCTTGCGCTCGAGCGCGGCCTGTCCAGCCAGCTCGATCCCCGGCGCATTCCGGTGTATGAATGGCAAAGTGACGGCTCGGCGACATTGACTCCGCTCACGGAGTTCGCCCGCACGCCGCTGCGGACTTTCTATCTGCAGCGGGATTATGCCGGACAAACCGAGCCGTACTGGCATATGGTCGATGAACCTTTTGACTATCCTACGCTCGTTGCCGGCCGGCAATCGCCTCAGCCCAAAACGTTTATGCTGCAGCAGAATTTTCCGAATCCCTTTCATCCCACCACCGCCATCGAATTCAGTCTGCCGCGCGCCAGCCATGCCCGGCTGGAGGTTTTCAACCTGAAGGGAGAGTTGGTGGAAGTGCTGGCCGATCGCTATTTTGCGGCAGGATCGCATTTGGCAGTTTGGAAAACCCGCAGCCAGCCGGCGGGAGTCTATTTCTATCGCTTCAGCGGCGATGGCTGGCGCGAGACCAAACGCATGCTGCTGGTGCGTTGA
- a CDS encoding SagB/ThcOx family dehydrogenase, giving the protein MLTIFLLAMLMMEWQTEELVKLPPPQQRGQVSLEQALAARRSLRTFRAAPLAWKEIGQLLWAAQGVTEPREGLRTAPSAGALYPLEIYVATAAGVFHYQPRAHQVQRVLARDCRVELSRAAWEQECVRDAPAVFILTAFAERTARKYGERSRRYVDFEAGHAAQNLLLQATALGLGAVPVGAFSDARLASLLPLAAGEQPLYLIPVGRPE; this is encoded by the coding sequence ATGCTGACTATTTTTTTGCTGGCAATGCTCATGATGGAATGGCAGACTGAAGAATTGGTGAAGCTGCCGCCGCCGCAACAACGCGGCCAGGTTTCTCTGGAACAAGCGTTGGCGGCGCGCCGGTCGCTGCGGACTTTCCGTGCCGCTCCATTGGCGTGGAAAGAGATCGGCCAACTGTTGTGGGCGGCACAAGGCGTGACCGAACCACGGGAGGGCCTGCGCACCGCCCCCTCGGCCGGCGCGCTTTATCCCCTGGAAATTTATGTTGCGACTGCTGCAGGTGTCTTTCATTACCAGCCGCGCGCGCATCAAGTACAACGCGTGCTCGCCCGCGATTGCCGCGTAGAATTGAGCCGGGCGGCTTGGGAGCAAGAGTGCGTGCGCGACGCACCCGCGGTTTTCATTCTCACGGCATTCGCCGAACGCACGGCGCGCAAGTATGGCGAGCGCAGCCGGCGTTATGTTGATTTTGAAGCCGGCCATGCCGCTCAAAACCTGCTGTTGCAGGCAACCGCGCTGGGTCTGGGCGCCGTGCCGGTGGGCGCATTCAGTGATGCGCGCCTCGCAAGCTTGCTGCCGCTCGCTGCCGGCGAACAGCCGCTTTATCTCATCCCGGTGGGCCGGCCGGAGTAG
- a CDS encoding toll/interleukin-1 receptor domain-containing protein produces MISNSLFISYGHRDLVSTNWVEQLKLYLAALRRQQLVEIWDDGRIRAGQDWRAEIKAAIDRAAVAILLIGPGFMASDFIAEHELPDLLEAAKTRGVKIYPLIVGYCNYKQSVLERYQAFNQPDLPLEALPTAEQNRILNALSLAVDEDLRHAQSAVPAMPAVGRDLYSAMSEISRHIAGTHTAFAAQCRRRNDLVQTLRKRLAIKKMIEYEKFFLRYYDRLNAEEKFEFDQIRAITEGPMYLGNQALLDLIEQSPEVTRALPELGELRQHLVFWLNKYERVFLKRPQMCLLYAGVEDGVPFPPRLGAKVKSWLAAHAPAAD; encoded by the coding sequence ATGATTTCAAATTCTCTTTTCATTAGCTATGGCCATCGCGACCTCGTTTCGACCAACTGGGTGGAGCAGCTCAAACTCTATCTCGCGGCGTTGCGCCGGCAGCAGTTGGTCGAGATCTGGGACGACGGCCGGATTCGCGCCGGCCAAGACTGGCGTGCCGAGATCAAAGCAGCGATCGATCGGGCAGCCGTAGCCATCTTGCTGATTGGTCCGGGCTTCATGGCATCCGATTTCATTGCCGAGCACGAGCTGCCCGATTTGCTGGAAGCCGCCAAAACGCGCGGCGTCAAGATTTATCCATTGATTGTCGGATACTGCAACTATAAACAGAGTGTGCTGGAACGTTACCAAGCCTTCAATCAACCCGACCTGCCGCTGGAAGCACTGCCAACAGCGGAACAGAACCGGATTCTCAATGCGCTCAGCCTTGCGGTCGATGAGGATTTGCGCCATGCCCAGTCGGCTGTTCCGGCTATGCCCGCTGTCGGTCGCGACCTCTACTCCGCCATGAGCGAGATAAGCAGGCATATTGCCGGCACACACACCGCTTTTGCTGCACAATGCCGCCGGCGCAATGACTTGGTTCAGACCTTGCGCAAGCGATTGGCGATCAAAAAAATGATCGAGTATGAAAAATTCTTTCTGCGCTATTACGACCGACTCAATGCGGAAGAGAAATTCGAGTTTGACCAGATTCGCGCCATCACCGAAGGGCCCATGTATCTCGGCAATCAAGCGTTGTTGGATCTCATCGAGCAGTCCCCTGAGGTGACTCGTGCCTTGCCAGAATTGGGCGAACTCCGGCAGCACCTGGTGTTTTGGCTCAACAAATATGAGCGGGTGTTCCTGAAACGGCCGCAGATGTGTTTGCTGTACGCTGGCGTTGAGGACGGCGTGCCCTTTCCACCCAGGCTGGGCGCGAAGGTCAAATCATGGCTGGCGGCTCATGCGCCAGCGGCTGACTGA
- the buk gene encoding butyrate kinase — protein MAKPNFKILALNPGSTSTKLAHFENDHATFTENLRHREADLALFARQTMLAQLEFRLHAMRAALQAHAIGLAQIDAVAGRGGLLKPLASGTYRVNEAMLADLRHAARGEHASNLGAFLAHELATPARCPAFIVDPVSVDEWPPVARLSGLAGLERECLSHALNTKAIAKRFAAEQGRGYGELRLIVAHLGSGISISAHAGGRMIDVTNSREEGAFSTERAGTLPVMKLVELCFSGKFNQKEIETRIFREGGIHSYLGTKDLAEVLRRCQAGEGQAQLVYEAMLHQISKEIGAMAAVLGGRVDAVLLTGGMVHAKALAEALTSQVQWIAPVFCYPGEDELQALAEGALRVLRGQERALDYV, from the coding sequence ATGGCCAAACCGAATTTCAAAATTCTCGCCCTCAATCCCGGCTCCACTTCGACCAAGCTGGCCCATTTTGAAAACGACCATGCCACCTTCACGGAAAACCTCCGCCACCGCGAGGCGGACTTGGCGCTCTTTGCGCGACAGACAATGCTGGCGCAACTGGAATTTCGCTTGCACGCCATGCGGGCGGCGCTGCAGGCACATGCGATCGGCCTGGCGCAGATCGACGCCGTTGCCGGCCGCGGCGGCCTGTTGAAACCCTTGGCAAGTGGAACCTATCGCGTGAATGAAGCCATGCTGGCTGATTTGCGCCATGCTGCGCGCGGCGAGCATGCTTCCAATCTCGGCGCTTTTCTGGCGCACGAACTTGCGACGCCGGCCCGCTGCCCGGCGTTCATTGTCGATCCGGTAAGCGTGGATGAATGGCCGCCGGTGGCGCGACTCTCCGGCCTCGCTGGCTTGGAGCGGGAATGCCTTTCGCATGCGTTGAACACCAAGGCCATTGCCAAGCGTTTTGCGGCCGAGCAGGGCAGGGGCTACGGTGAATTACGTTTGATCGTGGCGCATCTCGGCAGCGGCATTTCGATCTCCGCGCACGCCGGCGGCAGGATGATCGACGTGACCAACTCGCGCGAAGAAGGCGCGTTTTCCACGGAGCGCGCCGGCACCTTGCCGGTGATGAAACTGGTCGAGCTGTGCTTCTCCGGCAAATTCAACCAAAAGGAAATCGAAACTCGAATCTTTCGCGAAGGCGGCATACACTCCTATCTCGGCACCAAGGATCTTGCGGAGGTGTTGCGCCGCTGCCAGGCCGGCGAAGGACAGGCGCAGCTTGTGTACGAGGCGATGCTTCATCAAATCAGCAAGGAGATCGGCGCGATGGCGGCCGTGCTCGGTGGCCGGGTCGATGCCGTCTTGCTGACCGGCGGCATGGTCCATGCGAAGGCGTTGGCCGAAGCCTTGACCAGCCAGGTGCAGTGGATCGCGCCGGTTTTTTGTTATCCCGGTGAAGATGAATTGCAGGCGCTGGCGGAAGGCGCACTGCGCGTGTTACGCGGGCAAGAACGGGCATTGGATTATGTGTGA
- a CDS encoding YbhB/YbcL family Raf kinase inhibitor-like protein — protein sequence MELKSTAFEAGGMIPKQFTCEGANISPPLSWATVPDRTKSLALICDDPDAPMGMWVHWVLFNLPAETRELTENLPPQKNLPNGARQGTNDFRKIGYGGPCPPGGEHRYYFKLYALDALLELKAGANKADLLHAMEGHILAESRLMGRYRRR from the coding sequence ATGGAACTGAAGAGCACAGCATTTGAAGCCGGCGGCATGATTCCCAAACAGTTCACCTGCGAGGGCGCGAATATTTCGCCGCCCCTGTCCTGGGCGACCGTTCCGGACAGGACCAAGAGCCTTGCCTTGATTTGTGACGATCCGGATGCGCCCATGGGCATGTGGGTGCATTGGGTGCTGTTCAACTTGCCGGCGGAAACGCGCGAGTTGACGGAGAATCTGCCCCCGCAAAAGAACCTGCCCAACGGCGCACGCCAAGGTACCAACGATTTCCGCAAAATCGGCTATGGCGGCCCGTGTCCACCTGGCGGTGAGCATCGTTATTACTTCAAGCTCTATGCGCTCGACGCCTTGCTCGAGCTCAAGGCCGGCGCGAACAAGGCCGATTTGCTGCACGCCATGGAAGGCCACATTCTGGCAGAAAGCCGGTTGATGGGAAGGTATCGCCGGCGCTAG
- a CDS encoding STAS domain-containing protein, which yields MSCTEENRGPIKIFHLQGKIMGDPETQMMCIRLKDMIAGGVNCLVMDFGQVQWINSSGIGAIIACLTALRDHGGDIRFANLHHMTQRYFHLTKLETVVEAYTSVEEAVASFAYKPASAENQPVAAVVH from the coding sequence ATGAGTTGCACCGAAGAAAACCGCGGCCCGATCAAGATCTTTCATCTGCAGGGCAAGATCATGGGTGATCCGGAAACGCAAATGATGTGCATCCGGCTGAAGGACATGATTGCCGGCGGCGTGAATTGCCTGGTGATGGACTTTGGCCAAGTCCAGTGGATCAACAGCAGCGGCATCGGCGCTATTATTGCCTGTCTCACCGCCCTGCGCGATCATGGCGGCGACATCCGTTTTGCCAATCTGCATCACATGACGCAGCGGTATTTCCATCTCACCAAGCTGGAAACCGTGGTGGAGGCTTACACCAGCGTGGAGGAGGCGGTGGCCAGCTTTGCCTACAAACCGGCCTCTGCTGAAAATCAACCCGTCGCGGCCGTGGTGCATTGA